One Desulfobacterales bacterium genomic region harbors:
- a CDS encoding glutaredoxin family protein, protein MSQPKVKMYSLSTCSHCKATKKFLGECTIKYEFVDVDKLEGDERKAIIEDVKKFNPRCSFPTIIIGETVVVGYKEKEIKEALGM, encoded by the coding sequence ATGTCGCAGCCGAAAGTTAAAATGTATTCCTTGAGCACCTGCAGCCACTGCAAAGCCACTAAAAAGTTTCTGGGCGAATGCACCATAAAATATGAATTTGTCGATGTGGATAAGCTTGAGGGTGATGAGCGCAAGGCCATTATCGAGGATGTTAAAAAATTTAATCCACGCTGCTCGTTTCCGACCATCATCATCGGCGAAACCGTTGTTGTGGGTTACAAAGAAAAAGAAATTAAGGAGGCTCTGGGAATGTGA
- a CDS encoding ferredoxin-thioredoxin reductase catalytic domain-containing protein produces MTPQELYDRMKKVQEAKGYFFNKDKERTFELLEALIANKENYGYMGCPCRLLSGDKELDRDIFCPCVYSVPDIEEFGSCYCNLYVSQDWNDGKIAHEYVPERRPPEKMPY; encoded by the coding sequence ATGACACCACAGGAACTTTATGATCGAATGAAAAAAGTACAGGAAGCCAAAGGCTATTTTTTTAACAAGGACAAGGAGCGGACCTTTGAGTTGCTCGAAGCATTGATCGCCAACAAGGAAAATTACGGCTACATGGGATGTCCCTGCCGCTTGCTTTCGGGCGACAAGGAATTGGACCGCGATATTTTTTGCCCCTGTGTTTACAGCGTGCCGGATATCGAAGAGTTCGGCAGTTGTTACTGCAACCTTTACGTTTCCCAGGACTGGAACGACGGCAAAATAGCGCATGAATATGTACCCGAACGCCGCCCGCCGGAAAAAATGCCATACTGA
- a CDS encoding citrate/2-methylcitrate synthase: MEDECKPMLNTGLRGVVIADTRISDVQGAAGKLIYRGYLIQDLANNVSFEETAFLLLFEKLPNASELKAFKEQLAAERDIPPEVIDALKTRPKNALVMDILQAGVSLLAHHDPDITDQTQEAAVRMAIRLIAKFPTLLAAWDRIRNDKEPIKPSPKLGHAANFLYMLKGEEPDEEVGRFMDVCLVLHAEHSFNASTFAAREVASTRAHMYASVGAAVGSLSGELHGGANMRVMEMLKKIGSPDKVEAYVNAQFDAGKVIFGLGHAVYDTDDPRAHIISAMSKRMGERIGETKWIEMSQMLENTGKTEFRKRKNKDIYVNVDFYSASLYYAMGIPIDLFTPVFAISRVSGWTAHVIEEYFAGAAPKPMLYRPESEYIGDYCGPDVCELEPLEDRG; encoded by the coding sequence ATGGAAGATGAATGCAAACCAATGTTAAATACGGGATTGCGAGGCGTCGTCATTGCCGATACGCGCATCAGCGACGTCCAGGGCGCTGCCGGAAAATTAATTTACCGTGGCTATCTGATTCAGGATCTGGCCAATAATGTCTCTTTTGAAGAAACGGCCTTTCTATTGCTTTTTGAAAAACTGCCCAATGCATCTGAATTAAAGGCGTTTAAGGAGCAGCTGGCAGCAGAAAGAGACATACCGCCGGAAGTAATTGATGCGCTAAAAACACGGCCGAAAAACGCGCTGGTGATGGATATTTTGCAGGCCGGTGTTTCCCTGTTGGCCCATCATGATCCGGATATCACCGATCAAACACAGGAAGCAGCTGTGCGGATGGCCATTCGGCTGATCGCCAAATTTCCGACCCTGCTGGCTGCCTGGGATCGAATTCGCAACGATAAGGAACCCATAAAACCGTCTCCCAAGCTGGGTCATGCCGCCAATTTTCTTTATATGCTCAAAGGCGAGGAGCCGGATGAAGAAGTGGGCCGTTTTATGGATGTCTGCCTGGTGCTGCACGCTGAGCACTCTTTTAACGCGTCTACCTTTGCGGCCCGCGAGGTTGCTTCCACCCGGGCGCACATGTATGCCTCGGTCGGCGCTGCGGTTGGGTCGTTATCCGGAGAGCTTCATGGGGGCGCCAATATGCGGGTTATGGAAATGTTAAAAAAAATCGGTTCTCCGGACAAGGTTGAAGCTTATGTGAATGCACAATTTGACGCCGGCAAAGTAATATTCGGACTGGGGCATGCCGTCTATGACACTGATGATCCCCGGGCCCATATCATATCTGCCATGTCCAAACGGATGGGGGAGCGCATCGGGGAGACCAAATGGATTGAGATGTCTCAAATGTTAGAAAATACAGGAAAAACCGAATTTCGCAAGCGCAAAAACAAAGATATTTACGTAAATGTTGATTTTTATAGCGCTTCGCTTTATTATGCCATGGGAATTCCAATTGACCTGTTCACACCGGTATTTGCGATATCAAGAGTATCCGGCTGGACGGCTCATGTCATCGAAGAATATTTTGCCGGTGCCGCACCCAAACCCATGTTGTACCGCCCGGAATCAGAATATATCGGCGATTATTGCGGACCGGATGTCTGTGAATTGGAACCTCTCGAAGATAGAGGGTAA